In Streptomyces alboniger, the following are encoded in one genomic region:
- a CDS encoding IclR family transcriptional regulator: protein MPTSSANDAPAEVAASKPPAASGGVQSLERAFDLLERMADAGGEVGLSELSASSGLPLPTIHRLMRTLVACGYVRQQANRRYSLGPRLIRLGESASRLLGTWARPYLARLVEETGETANMALLDGDEIVYVAQVPSKHSMRMFTEVGRRVLPHSTGVGKALLAHTPPEEVRALLARTGMPAATEKTITTAEGFLDALEEVRRAGYAVDDNEQEIGVRCLAVSVPNSPTAAAISISGPAGRVTEAATERIVPVLQQVAVELSAALVSSGPGA, encoded by the coding sequence GTGCCGACGTCAAGCGCCAACGACGCCCCTGCTGAAGTCGCCGCCTCGAAGCCCCCCGCCGCGAGCGGCGGCGTCCAGTCACTCGAGCGCGCCTTCGATCTGCTCGAACGGATGGCGGACGCGGGGGGCGAGGTCGGTCTCAGCGAGCTGTCCGCGAGCAGTGGCCTGCCCCTCCCGACGATCCACCGCCTGATGCGCACCCTGGTCGCCTGTGGCTACGTACGCCAGCAGGCCAACCGCCGCTACTCCCTCGGCCCGCGACTGATCCGCCTCGGCGAGTCGGCCTCGCGGCTGCTCGGCACGTGGGCCAGGCCCTACCTCGCCCGCCTCGTCGAGGAGACCGGCGAGACGGCCAACATGGCGCTGCTCGACGGCGACGAGATCGTGTACGTCGCACAGGTGCCGTCCAAGCACTCGATGCGGATGTTCACCGAGGTCGGCCGGCGGGTCCTGCCGCACTCCACGGGCGTCGGCAAGGCGCTCCTCGCGCACACGCCGCCGGAGGAGGTGCGGGCGCTGCTCGCCCGCACCGGGATGCCCGCGGCCACGGAGAAGACCATCACCACGGCGGAAGGGTTCCTCGACGCGCTTGAGGAGGTCCGCCGCGCCGGGTACGCCGTCGACGACAACGAGCAGGAGATCGGCGTACGGTGCCTGGCCGTGTCGGTGCCCAACTCACCCACGGCGGCGGCGATCTCCATCTCCGGTCCCGCGGGACGGGTGACCGAGGCGGCGACGGAGCGGATCGTGCCGGTGTTGCAGCAGGTGGCGGTGGAGCTGTCGGCGGCCCTGGTCAGTTCGGGGCCGGGCGCCTAA